Proteins encoded in a region of the Marinococcus sp. PL1-022 genome:
- a CDS encoding sugar porter family MFS transporter: MSNGLSKGWIYFFGALGGLLYGYETGVISGALIFIDQDIPLSSLLQGVVVSSLLAGAIVGAGLSGYVSDKFGRRRVVFVIALVYLIGSLTLAFSPNAGVLITGRVILGLAVGGSTALVPVYLSEMAPTSQRGALSSLNQLMITLGILLAYIVNYAFTPIEGWRWMVGLASVPAILLMIGVIFMPESPRWLIKRNREQEARNIMGLTRDQSEIEDEMKQMKEIENIEEGTGDLLKAKWLRPMLIVGCLLAAFQQLIGINSVIYYAPTIFTEAGLGNAASILGTVGIGTVNVLMTLVAIATIDKLGRKKLLLIGNVGMVSSLAVLSIILFSVELTTFVAWLIVVFLGVFIMFFSATWGPVVWVMLPELFPMKARGAATGITTLVLSLANLIVSLTFPILLGAIGINWVFVIFAFMGVLAFLFVLRFIPETKGRSLEDIEKDLRGGLSSKS; this comes from the coding sequence ATGTCTAACGGCTTAAGCAAGGGCTGGATATACTTTTTTGGAGCCCTTGGCGGCTTATTGTACGGTTATGAAACCGGTGTTATATCCGGAGCTCTCATTTTCATTGATCAGGACATTCCTCTTTCAAGCTTACTGCAGGGTGTCGTCGTCAGCTCGCTGCTCGCAGGGGCTATCGTTGGTGCCGGACTTAGCGGCTATGTATCGGATAAATTTGGCCGAAGACGGGTCGTATTTGTAATCGCTCTCGTTTACTTAATTGGCTCTTTGACTCTTGCATTTTCTCCAAACGCAGGTGTACTTATTACCGGCCGTGTTATTCTCGGCCTTGCAGTCGGGGGGTCAACGGCGCTTGTGCCAGTGTACCTCTCGGAAATGGCTCCAACCAGTCAGCGCGGTGCTCTCTCGTCTTTAAACCAGCTAATGATCACTCTTGGTATTCTGCTTGCCTACATCGTCAACTACGCCTTCACTCCGATTGAAGGATGGCGTTGGATGGTCGGGCTCGCATCCGTGCCGGCGATTCTGCTTATGATTGGTGTAATCTTTATGCCTGAAAGCCCGCGTTGGCTGATCAAACGGAACCGCGAACAGGAAGCCCGGAATATCATGGGCTTAACACGCGACCAGTCAGAAATCGAAGATGAAATGAAACAAATGAAGGAAATTGAAAATATTGAAGAAGGCACCGGCGATCTCCTGAAGGCAAAATGGCTGCGGCCAATGCTGATAGTCGGCTGTCTGCTCGCTGCCTTTCAGCAGCTGATTGGTATAAACTCCGTTATTTATTATGCACCGACTATTTTCACGGAAGCAGGACTCGGTAACGCCGCTTCAATTCTTGGTACAGTCGGTATCGGTACAGTAAACGTGTTAATGACTCTAGTAGCGATCGCAACGATCGACAAACTGGGACGGAAAAAGCTGCTTCTGATCGGAAACGTTGGTATGGTCAGCAGTCTCGCAGTGCTTTCCATAATTCTGTTCAGCGTCGAACTCACTACCTTCGTTGCCTGGCTGATCGTGGTTTTCCTTGGCGTATTTATTATGTTCTTTTCCGCCACGTGGGGGCCGGTCGTATGGGTTATGCTTCCAGAGCTCTTCCCAATGAAAGCCCGCGGTGCAGCTACCGGCATTACAACGCTCGTACTGTCTCTGGCTAACTTAATTGTTTCCTTAACCTTCCCGATTTTATTAGGAGCCATAGGCATCAATTGGGTTTTCGTTATCTTCGCTTTCATGGGCGTGCTTGCCTTCTTATTCGTACTGCGGTTTATTCCGGAAACCAAAGGACGCAGTCTCGAAGATATCGAAAAAGATCTTCGCGGAGGATTATCCTCCAAATCGTAA
- a CDS encoding MBL fold metallo-hydrolase, giving the protein MSEETNEELYNPMADKYLPMTSVKSGKEHTVAQGVHAYTNKIVNICTIEQHDNNNNWVLVDTGMPKSSDKVIQAVEDLYGTNNKPNAIILTHGHFDHVGTVVELVKKWNVPVYAHPEEMPYLTGKKAYPKADSSVDRGLVAKMSPRFPNEPVNLGDFVQPLPSDGSVPELGEWKWLHTPGHTPGHISLFREHDRTLIAGDAFVTVKQESLSRVTTQKLEIHGPPKYLTMDWVDAKSSVEKLNQLEPAAAITGHGMPVRGSALQDGLQKLADNFDTAAVPETQTHDTRQ; this is encoded by the coding sequence ATGAGCGAAGAAACGAACGAAGAGCTGTATAATCCAATGGCGGACAAGTACCTGCCGATGACCTCGGTAAAAAGCGGCAAAGAGCATACCGTAGCCCAAGGAGTGCATGCTTATACAAATAAAATCGTTAATATCTGTACTATCGAACAGCATGATAATAATAACAACTGGGTGCTGGTTGATACCGGCATGCCTAAATCCTCGGATAAGGTGATTCAGGCTGTCGAGGATTTATACGGCACAAACAATAAACCAAACGCCATCATACTCACGCACGGTCATTTTGATCATGTGGGTACAGTGGTCGAGCTCGTTAAAAAATGGAATGTTCCCGTTTACGCCCACCCGGAGGAAATGCCTTATCTGACCGGAAAGAAAGCATATCCAAAGGCGGACAGCTCTGTAGACCGCGGACTCGTCGCGAAGATGTCGCCACGGTTTCCAAACGAGCCGGTCAACCTGGGAGATTTCGTGCAGCCGCTTCCGTCCGACGGTTCTGTCCCCGAGCTCGGCGAATGGAAATGGCTGCACACCCCCGGACACACGCCCGGGCACATTTCCCTGTTTCGTGAACACGACCGGACGCTCATTGCCGGTGATGCTTTTGTTACTGTAAAACAGGAGTCCCTTTCCCGTGTTACGACCCAAAAGCTTGAAATCCACGGCCCGCCGAAATATTTAACAATGGACTGGGTCGATGCTAAAAGCTCTGTTGAAAAATTAAACCAGCTCGAGCCAGCCGCTGCAATCACCGGCCATGGCATGCCGGTTCGCGGCAGCGCGCTGCAGGATGGACTGCAAAAGCTTGCAGATAACTTTGATACCGCAGCTGTACCAGAAACACAGACGCACGACACACGGCAGTAG